One window of Mesorhizobium sp. WSM4904 genomic DNA carries:
- a CDS encoding NAD(P)H-dependent oxidoreductase yields MRVLVVYCHPVPESYCEAIRDTAIEVLTRRGWDVRLLDLYAENFNPVMSCEERRSYNDRAPEDPALEPHFEHLQWAEAILFIYPTWWYGLPAMLKGWFDRVWATDIAFKLPVGKGRITSLMRHVTKVGVITTCGAPTWWSVVVGQPGRKTILRGMRALCATRCKTFFLAHYLMDSSTPKSRAAFLGKVRARLERF; encoded by the coding sequence ATGCGCGTGCTGGTGGTCTATTGCCATCCGGTTCCGGAGAGCTATTGCGAGGCGATCCGCGACACGGCGATAGAAGTGCTGACACGACGAGGCTGGGACGTGCGGCTCCTCGACCTCTATGCCGAGAATTTCAATCCGGTGATGAGCTGCGAGGAGCGACGCTCTTACAACGATCGTGCGCCTGAGGATCCGGCTCTCGAGCCGCATTTCGAGCACCTGCAATGGGCTGAGGCGATCCTCTTCATCTATCCGACCTGGTGGTATGGCCTGCCGGCCATGCTGAAGGGGTGGTTCGATCGCGTCTGGGCAACCGACATCGCCTTCAAGCTGCCGGTCGGCAAGGGACGGATCACGTCGCTGATGCGGCATGTGACCAAGGTCGGCGTGATCACCACTTGCGGCGCGCCGACCTGGTGGAGCGTCGTTGTCGGCCAGCCCGGCCGCAAGACGATCCTGCGTGGCATGCGCGCGCTCTGCGCCACGCGCTGCAAGACCTTCTTCCTGGCGCATTATCTGATGGATTCCTCGACGCCGAAGAGTCGGGCGGCTTTCCTCGGCAAGGTAAGGGCGAGGCTGGAGAGGTTTTGA
- a CDS encoding FAD-dependent oxidoreductase: MTKTIPSKARAVIIGGGVSGCSVAYHLAKLGWTDIVLLERKQLTCGTTWHAAGLIGQLRASQNMTRLAKYSADLYVKLEAETGVGTGMRQVGSTTVALTQERKHEIYRQASLARAFDVDVREISPSEVKEMYPHLNVSDVVGAVHLPLDGQCDPANIAMALAKGARQRGATIIENMKVTKVHTKNGRVSGVSWAQGEDQGTIETDIVVNCAGMWARELGRQNGVTIPLHACEHFYLVTEPIPGLSRLPVLRVPDECAYYKEDAGKMMLGAFEPVAKPWGMDGIREDFCFDQLPEDMDHFEPILEMGVNRMPMLGTAGIHTFFNGPESFTPDDRYYLGEAPELSGYWMATGYNSIGIVSSGGAGMALAQWINDGEAPFDLWEVDIRRAQPFQKNRRYLKKRVSETLGLLYADHFPYRQMATSRGVRRSPLHEHLKVRGAVFGEVAGWERANWFARDGQEREYRYSWKRQNWFDNQREEHLAVRNGVGLFDMTSFGKIRVEGRDACSFLQRLCANDMDVAPGRIVYTQMLNAKGGIESDLTVTRLSETAYFLVVPGATLQRDLAWLRRHVAAEFVVITDVTAAEAVICLMGPDSRKLIQKVSPNDFSNEANPFGTFQEIEVGMGLARAHRVTYVGELGWEFYVSSDQAAHVFEAITEAGADVSLKLCGLHTLDSCRIEKAFRHFGHDITDEDNVLEAGLGFAVKTSKPDFIGRDAVLRKKEAGLSRRLVQFRLKDPEPLLFHNEAILRDGRIVGPITSGNYGHHLGGAIGLGYVPCQGESEADMLGSSYEVEIAGARFAAEASLKPMYDPKAERVKM, from the coding sequence ATGACCAAGACCATTCCCAGCAAAGCCCGCGCCGTCATCATCGGCGGCGGCGTCTCGGGCTGCTCGGTCGCCTATCATCTGGCCAAGCTCGGCTGGACCGACATCGTGCTGCTCGAACGCAAGCAGCTCACCTGCGGCACGACCTGGCATGCGGCCGGCCTGATCGGCCAGTTGCGCGCCTCGCAGAACATGACGCGGCTGGCGAAGTATTCCGCCGATCTTTACGTCAAGCTCGAAGCCGAAACCGGCGTCGGCACCGGCATGCGCCAGGTCGGCTCGACCACGGTGGCGCTCACCCAGGAGCGTAAGCACGAAATTTATAGGCAGGCATCGCTCGCCCGCGCTTTCGATGTCGACGTTCGCGAGATTTCGCCGAGCGAAGTCAAGGAGATGTATCCGCATCTCAACGTCTCCGACGTGGTTGGCGCCGTGCATCTGCCGCTCGACGGCCAGTGCGATCCGGCCAACATCGCCATGGCGCTGGCCAAGGGCGCGCGCCAGCGCGGCGCCACGATCATCGAGAACATGAAAGTCACCAAGGTCCACACCAAAAATGGCCGCGTCTCCGGCGTCTCCTGGGCGCAGGGCGAAGATCAGGGCACGATCGAGACCGACATCGTCGTCAACTGCGCCGGCATGTGGGCGCGCGAGCTTGGACGGCAGAACGGCGTCACCATCCCGCTGCATGCCTGCGAGCATTTCTATCTCGTCACCGAGCCGATCCCGGGTCTCTCTCGCCTGCCGGTGCTGCGCGTGCCGGACGAGTGCGCCTACTACAAGGAGGACGCCGGCAAGATGATGCTCGGCGCCTTCGAACCGGTGGCGAAGCCCTGGGGCATGGACGGCATTCGCGAGGATTTCTGCTTCGACCAGTTGCCCGAGGACATGGACCATTTCGAGCCGATCCTCGAAATGGGCGTCAACCGCATGCCGATGCTGGGCACGGCCGGCATCCATACCTTCTTCAACGGTCCCGAAAGTTTCACACCCGACGACCGCTACTATCTCGGCGAGGCGCCGGAGCTTTCCGGCTACTGGATGGCGACCGGCTACAATTCGATCGGCATCGTCTCCTCGGGCGGCGCCGGGATGGCGCTGGCGCAGTGGATCAACGACGGCGAGGCGCCCTTCGACCTCTGGGAGGTCGACATCCGCCGCGCTCAGCCCTTCCAGAAGAACCGCCGCTACCTCAAGAAGCGCGTCTCCGAAACGCTCGGCCTGCTCTATGCCGATCATTTCCCTTACCGCCAGATGGCGACCTCGCGTGGCGTGCGTCGCTCGCCCCTGCACGAGCATCTGAAGGTACGCGGCGCAGTCTTCGGCGAGGTGGCGGGCTGGGAGCGGGCCAACTGGTTTGCCCGCGACGGACAGGAGCGCGAATACCGCTATTCCTGGAAGCGGCAGAACTGGTTTGACAACCAGCGCGAGGAGCACCTCGCCGTGCGCAACGGCGTCGGCCTGTTCGACATGACCTCCTTCGGCAAGATCCGTGTCGAGGGCCGCGACGCCTGTTCTTTCCTGCAGCGGCTCTGCGCCAACGACATGGACGTCGCGCCCGGTAGGATCGTCTATACGCAGATGCTCAACGCCAAGGGCGGCATCGAGAGCGATCTTACCGTGACACGGCTGTCGGAGACGGCCTATTTCCTCGTGGTGCCGGGCGCCACGCTTCAGCGCGACCTTGCTTGGCTGAGGCGGCATGTGGCCGCCGAGTTCGTCGTCATCACCGATGTGACCGCCGCCGAAGCCGTCATCTGCCTGATGGGTCCGGACTCGCGAAAGCTGATCCAGAAGGTCAGCCCCAACGATTTCTCCAACGAGGCCAATCCGTTCGGCACTTTTCAAGAGATCGAGGTCGGCATGGGGCTCGCCCGCGCCCATCGCGTCACCTATGTCGGCGAGCTCGGCTGGGAATTCTATGTCTCGAGCGACCAGGCTGCCCACGTCTTCGAAGCGATCACTGAAGCCGGCGCCGATGTCAGCCTGAAGCTTTGCGGCCTGCATACGCTCGATTCCTGCCGCATCGAAAAGGCCTTCCGCCATTTCGGTCACGACATCACCGACGAGGACAACGTGCTGGAGGCCGGCCTCGGCTTTGCGGTGAAGACGAGCAAGCCCGATTTCATCGGCCGCGACGCGGTGCTGCGAAAGAAGGAAGCCGGGCTAAGCCGCCGCTTGGTGCAGTTCCGCCTGAAGGATCCTGAGCCCCTGCTCTTCCACAACGAAGCGATCCTGCGCGACGGCAGGATCGTCGGCCCGATCACCTCCGGCAATTACGGCCACCATCTCGGCGGCGCGATCGGCCTCGGCTATGTGCCGTGCCAGGGCGAGAGCGAGGCGGACATGCTGGGTTCGTCCTACGAGGTGGAAATCGCCGGTGCGCGTTTCGCCGCGGAAGCATCGCTGAAGCCGATGTACGATCCGAAAGCGGAAAGGGTGAAGATGTAG
- a CDS encoding pyridoxal phosphate-dependent aminotransferase — MPKPSKRITGIVPSGKDGWEVHFAAWTRRAAGEDIIVLSVGDHDFDTPSETIEACVNAVRGSNHHYTPLPGLPRLRKAMAAASTACTGIPTEPDEIIATAGGQGALYAAVQGVLDAGDHAIVVAPYYATYPNTFSAAGAGFTVVETPAEDGFQPHADMIRAALRPNTRAILINTPNNPTGAVYSRERLEELAEICKERDLWLLSDEVYWTLGGGEHISPRSLPGMAERTLVINSMSKSHGMTGWRMGWLTGPKAMIALITDLNLVTTYGLPAFISIACAEALENHYGVKEIAERYAARRTVFLNAIHGANELTVHGSEGGMYVMLDISAVEPDDEKFAWALLDKEKVGVMPGSSFGEAAAGHIRISLCQPEPVLQEAALRVRRFASNYRREAA, encoded by the coding sequence ATGCCAAAACCATCGAAGCGCATTACCGGCATCGTGCCTTCGGGCAAGGATGGCTGGGAAGTCCATTTCGCCGCCTGGACCCGCAGGGCGGCCGGCGAGGACATCATCGTGCTCTCGGTCGGAGATCACGACTTCGACACGCCCTCTGAGACGATCGAGGCCTGCGTCAACGCCGTCCGCGGCAGCAACCATCACTACACCCCTCTGCCAGGCCTGCCGCGCCTGCGCAAGGCGATGGCGGCGGCCTCCACCGCTTGCACCGGCATCCCGACGGAACCGGACGAGATCATCGCCACGGCTGGCGGCCAGGGCGCGCTCTACGCCGCCGTGCAGGGCGTGCTCGATGCCGGCGATCACGCCATCGTCGTCGCGCCTTACTACGCCACCTATCCCAACACCTTCAGTGCCGCCGGCGCCGGCTTCACCGTGGTCGAGACGCCGGCCGAGGACGGTTTCCAGCCGCACGCCGACATGATCCGCGCGGCGCTCAGGCCCAACACGCGCGCCATCCTGATCAACACGCCGAACAACCCGACCGGGGCGGTCTATTCGCGCGAACGGCTCGAAGAGCTGGCCGAAATCTGCAAGGAACGCGATCTCTGGCTGCTGTCCGACGAGGTCTACTGGACGCTTGGCGGCGGCGAGCACATCTCGCCGCGCTCGCTGCCCGGCATGGCCGAGCGCACGCTGGTCATCAATTCGATGTCGAAGAGCCACGGCATGACCGGCTGGCGCATGGGCTGGCTGACCGGCCCGAAAGCGATGATAGCGCTGATAACCGACCTCAACCTGGTGACGACCTACGGCCTGCCGGCGTTCATCTCGATCGCCTGCGCCGAGGCGCTGGAGAACCACTACGGCGTGAAGGAAATCGCCGAGCGCTACGCCGCACGCCGCACCGTCTTCCTCAATGCCATACACGGCGCAAATGAACTCACCGTGCACGGCTCCGAAGGCGGCATGTATGTCATGCTCGACATCTCGGCCGTCGAGCCTGACGATGAGAAATTCGCCTGGGCGCTGCTCGACAAGGAAAAGGTCGGCGTCATGCCGGGCTCGAGCTTCGGCGAGGCCGCAGCCGGCCACATCCGAATCAGCCTCTGCCAACCCGAACCTGTCCTTCAGGAAGCAGCGCTTCGCGTACGCCGCTTCGCTTCCAACTATCGCCGCGAGGCCGCATGA
- a CDS encoding FAD-dependent oxidoreductase: MAGLPTTARVVIIGGGVVGASSLYHLCKAGWTDCVLLEKNELTSGSTWHAAGNVPTFSSSWSLMNMQRYSTELYRGLAEAVDYPMNYHVTGSLRLAHTKERMQEFQRAKGMGRYQGMDIDVVGLDEIKRRYPFIETHELEGALYDPSDGDIDPAQLTQALAKGARDMGAKIIRFCPVTGVRRENSEWVVATPQGEIRCEIVINAAGYRAAEVGKMFGREVPMMVMSHQYILFEEIPELAAWTKEQGHKLPLLRDVDTSYYLRQEKTGMNLGPYERNCRAHWATHNDPMPEDFSFQLFPDDLDRLEHYLADAVARVPILGTAGLSKVINGPIPYAPDGNPLIGPMPGVPNAFEACVFTFGIAQGGGAGKVLAEWVTEGQTEWDMWSCDPRRFTAFASAPDYCVAKGLEIYGNEYAIQFPRHAWPAGRDRKHSPLHDRIKALGGQFDAYNGWERATWYAKPGDDISEESTLTFRRDGPWQQRVREECLAVRDAAGILDLPGFSRFNLEGPGAAEWLALQVTGPVPKPGRIGLVYFADDKGRIVTEMSVVRHGEDQMTLITAAVAQWHDFEWLKSRMPADAAFTLTDRTEEYSTQILAGPNSRAILAEVCAADLTLPWLTHQETTVAGRWAKLVRVSFAGELGWEIHTKVADTATVFDAVWAAGQKHGLKPFGMYALDSLRLEKGYRAWKGDLSTDYSILQGGLERFVKWDKPDFRGKAALLNEKQQGVKKRFVTLVVENPGDCDAPYMSTLWHGGSIVGETTSGGWGHRVDKSIALGMLRADLAEPGTAIEVEIFGDRFKAVVQKDEPLWDPKNERLRA; encoded by the coding sequence ATGGCCGGTTTGCCGACCACGGCGCGCGTGGTGATCATCGGGGGCGGTGTCGTCGGCGCCTCCTCGCTCTACCATCTCTGCAAGGCCGGCTGGACCGACTGCGTGCTGTTGGAGAAGAACGAGCTGACCTCCGGCTCGACCTGGCACGCCGCCGGCAATGTGCCGACCTTTTCCTCGTCATGGTCGCTGATGAACATGCAGCGCTACTCGACAGAGCTCTACCGGGGTTTGGCCGAAGCGGTCGACTATCCGATGAACTACCATGTCACCGGCTCGCTCAGACTCGCCCACACCAAGGAGCGCATGCAGGAGTTCCAGCGCGCCAAGGGCATGGGCCGCTACCAGGGCATGGACATCGATGTCGTCGGCCTCGACGAGATCAAGCGGCGCTATCCCTTCATTGAGACGCACGAGCTGGAGGGCGCGCTCTACGATCCGAGCGACGGCGATATCGACCCGGCGCAGCTGACGCAGGCGCTTGCCAAGGGCGCGCGCGACATGGGCGCCAAAATTATCCGCTTCTGCCCGGTCACCGGCGTTCGCCGCGAGAACAGCGAATGGGTGGTCGCGACGCCGCAGGGCGAAATCCGCTGCGAGATCGTCATCAACGCGGCCGGCTACCGCGCCGCCGAAGTTGGAAAAATGTTCGGCCGCGAAGTGCCGATGATGGTGATGAGCCATCAGTACATATTGTTCGAGGAGATCCCTGAGCTGGCCGCCTGGACGAAGGAACAGGGGCATAAGCTGCCGTTGCTGCGCGATGTCGACACGTCCTATTATCTGCGCCAGGAAAAGACCGGCATGAATCTCGGCCCCTATGAGCGCAATTGCCGCGCGCACTGGGCGACGCATAACGATCCCATGCCGGAGGATTTTTCCTTCCAGCTCTTCCCCGACGACCTCGACCGGCTGGAGCATTATCTCGCCGACGCCGTCGCCCGCGTGCCGATCCTTGGCACCGCCGGCCTCTCCAAGGTCATCAACGGCCCGATCCCCTACGCGCCCGACGGCAACCCGCTGATCGGACCGATGCCCGGCGTGCCGAATGCCTTCGAGGCCTGCGTCTTCACTTTCGGCATCGCGCAAGGCGGCGGCGCCGGCAAGGTGCTGGCCGAATGGGTGACCGAGGGTCAGACGGAATGGGACATGTGGTCCTGCGACCCACGCCGCTTCACCGCCTTCGCGTCCGCTCCTGACTATTGTGTCGCCAAGGGCCTGGAGATCTACGGCAATGAATACGCCATCCAGTTCCCGCGCCATGCCTGGCCGGCCGGGCGCGACCGCAAACACTCACCGCTGCATGATCGTATCAAGGCGCTCGGCGGCCAGTTCGACGCCTACAACGGCTGGGAGCGCGCTACCTGGTATGCGAAGCCCGGCGACGACATTTCGGAGGAATCGACGCTGACCTTCCGCCGCGACGGACCATGGCAGCAGCGTGTGCGAGAGGAATGCCTGGCCGTGCGCGACGCCGCCGGCATCCTCGACCTGCCCGGCTTCTCGCGCTTCAACCTCGAAGGTCCGGGCGCCGCCGAATGGCTGGCGCTGCAGGTCACCGGCCCCGTGCCGAAACCCGGCCGTATCGGCCTCGTCTATTTTGCCGACGACAAGGGCCGCATCGTCACCGAAATGTCGGTCGTGCGCCATGGTGAAGACCAGATGACGCTGATCACCGCGGCGGTGGCGCAGTGGCACGATTTCGAATGGCTGAAGTCGCGCATGCCGGCCGATGCGGCCTTCACGCTGACCGATCGCACAGAGGAATACTCGACACAGATCCTCGCCGGCCCGAACTCGCGCGCCATCCTTGCCGAGGTTTGCGCCGCCGATCTGACGCTGCCCTGGCTGACCCATCAGGAAACGACCGTCGCCGGGCGCTGGGCGAAGCTGGTGCGCGTCTCCTTCGCCGGCGAGCTCGGCTGGGAGATCCACACCAAGGTGGCAGACACAGCCACCGTGTTCGACGCGGTCTGGGCCGCCGGCCAGAAGCATGGGTTAAAACCCTTCGGCATGTATGCGCTGGATTCGCTGCGGCTGGAAAAAGGCTACCGCGCCTGGAAGGGCGATCTGTCGACCGACTATTCGATCCTGCAGGGCGGGCTGGAGCGCTTCGTCAAATGGGACAAGCCCGACTTCCGCGGCAAGGCGGCGCTGCTCAATGAAAAGCAGCAGGGCGTGAAGAAGCGCTTCGTCACGCTTGTCGTCGAGAACCCCGGCGATTGCGATGCGCCCTATATGTCGACGCTCTGGCATGGCGGCAGCATCGTCGGCGAGACGACTTCGGGCGGCTGGGGTCACCGTGTCGACAAATCCATCGCGCTCGGCATGCTCCGCGCCGACCTTGCCGAGCCGGGCACGGCGATCGAGGTCGAGATCTTCGGCGACCGCTTCAAGGCGGTGGTGCAGAAGGACGAGCCGCTCTGGGATCCGAAGAATGAGAGGTTGAGAGCTTAG
- a CDS encoding XRE family transcriptional regulator, translating into MASTAVRPEQDNGERLLAGDIRALRKARGLTLSEIAFKLGRSVGWVSQVERGLSVPSLGDLRAFAELFGVPLSLFFSHDVPVEKERGVVVRAGSRRSLGTSESGLVEELLSPDLGGSFEMLRSVFAPGAELKTEARRPTEEAGYVVSGTFEIEIGGIWHQLGEGDSFRFEGKPFRWRNPGAEPAVVIWVVSPPVY; encoded by the coding sequence TTGGCCTCGACCGCCGTCAGACCGGAGCAGGACAATGGCGAGCGGCTGCTTGCCGGCGATATCCGTGCGCTGCGCAAGGCGCGCGGGCTGACGCTCAGCGAGATCGCGTTCAAGCTCGGCCGCTCCGTCGGCTGGGTCAGCCAGGTCGAGCGCGGACTTTCGGTTCCTTCGCTCGGCGATCTCAGAGCCTTCGCCGAGCTCTTCGGCGTGCCGCTCAGCCTGTTCTTCAGCCATGACGTGCCTGTCGAGAAGGAACGCGGCGTGGTTGTGCGCGCGGGCAGCCGCCGCTCGCTTGGCACAAGCGAATCAGGCCTCGTGGAGGAGCTTCTGTCGCCCGACCTCGGCGGTAGCTTCGAGATGCTGCGCTCGGTCTTCGCGCCGGGCGCCGAACTGAAGACCGAAGCGCGCCGTCCGACCGAGGAAGCGGGCTATGTCGTGTCGGGCACCTTCGAGATCGAGATCGGCGGCATTTGGCATCAGCTCGGCGAAGGCGACTCGTTCCGCTTCGAAGGCAAGCCGTTTCGCTGGCGCAATCCGGGCGCCGAGCCGGCAGTAGTCATCTGGGTGGTTTCGCCGCCGGTATATTGA